AGGTTGCTACTTGTTAAGATTGATATCTATTAGACAATAGATATCACTTCAATCATAGATTAGTAAACAAAAGAGATCAAATCCTGGTCTTCAGTCAAAAGCACCCGCACCGGTGGCACACTGAACATAAATTTGTCATCTTGTTCTGCAAGGGTCAAATTAAGATAGATACCCTGATCACACATCAAAAACTGGGAGATGCATCATGCGGGCTCCATCAATTCTTTGCCATGTCCTGGTCCAACTACCGGGCAATTTCACCATGAATAAGAAGAGACGAAGCTACCAGTCCAATGATCTGTGCCCCTACTTCATTTGTCAAACGGGCAGATGAAATTAGAGTTTGCATGGCGGTCAATTCCATCATCATAAATCTGTTTAGCTTCTGCcccttttctttgatttgagATAGATCGCAATATGAATTAGATTGTAAGCATATTAAGGGAAAAGCTCGATCTAGCGAAAGCACGATGAAGTGTACCTTTGGCCATGAAGATGATGATATGTTTTCTCACTCCACGTGAAATATTCTAGATATAATAGTGCAACTGTTTATGTGGTAGATGAGATTTATGTGCATAAACTAAGCATAGAGTGTCTTTGATTAGACAATATAGTTCTTAGTCCCTTTAATTATTTGATTCTGTGACAGGAGTTAATCAAACCAAAGTATATGTACTTTAAAGGCCCTCACCTTCCTAAATCTGGGTAGTTTTGGGTGGTTTTGATTAGGTGCTGgatattaaattataatttatgaaaaacatTTAGATTATTCTTTAgaaacaaatattgacatccaaagtacctcaaactttttataattcctaatcatcatctttaattagaaagaaaaaacagcaTATTACCTTCTTGAGTcgaagtttgatttttcttcttccttccttttctttttttttatccatttggAGTTTTCTAATCATGATGGTTGGGTCATGATGGGTTATGATATGACATCAACCGTGTATAGCACCCACTAGCCCTTCTCCAAGACTCATGCCTTTTATCCTCCTATCAAATCCCAAATCCCAAACTTTTagcaataaaaagaagaagaaaaatcccagattctaaaataaataaataaaaagaaaaagaaaaaaagtcagcCGTGGAACTTGGGGACAAATCTTTCCGATTCCTCCTTTTTCTATGACTCAGCCATCATTTTGCCATTTGTCGTGTTGCCGGCTTGTAGGACCGGTGGGCAACGCGTTACTTGACCATTCAATCAAGCTTTTTTTTAGGGTTATTAGACTTATCAAAGTAAAGCCGCAAGAAGAGTGTTGTTGAAGCAAGCTTTCCCATTAATTAATAGGTCAAAAGATACTTTAGTGACCCCACATATTCGCGTGTTTCATTGTACTCGTCCGCGTCCTGCCttaatttaaaggaaaatatttaaatcaagtcaagtcaattattgtgcaatttcaattaaatgagtatGGAAAGGGACAGAAAAATTAGAAGACGACATCTTTTGTTAGGTGAGTTCTTAGTATTATATGGAGAGGGTCGGTTATCTTCTACTTGCAAACGAGAATAGCTAGTTGAGGGAACTATAAGAGAGGCAAATCGCCAGGAATAGTCAGATGCTTCGGAACAATCAACTCATAATACTAAGTACATTGAgttaactaaaattaattaagtaGTAATcccctattttctttttcctctttttttttttttttgctaataatttcattgtctaaaatttctcttctttttattctgttattgAAGTGTACAAGAAGCATTATCCACCACAGTTAGGGGATGAGGTGTGGCGTCTAGAGAAAATTGGGAAAGAGGGAGCATTTCACAAGAAGCTGGGTGAAGAAGGAATTCAGACGGTCCAAGATTTCTTGAAGCTGTCCGTTGTGGACCCATCTAAGCTTAGAAAGGTACTTGTcctattctttttatcttctttcaaTTTCTCTTATATTTCCCCTTTCAGGTTTTGCTTCTTTAATTTGGAGATTAATaacttctttttattaaaaaaaaaaaaaaaaaaaaaaaaaaacagatattGGGAGCTGGAATGTCTGAGAAGATCTGGGATGCAACCATAAAGCATGCAAGGACCTGTGACAAGGGCAACAAGCACTACATTTACCAAGGGCCCAACTTCAGCATCACCTTGAATCCAATCTGCCAAGTTGAAAGGGCTATAGTAGATGGGCATATCTACAACCACAAGGACCTCTCAAATAACATCATCAGGGTATGCACTGAATCTTATCAGATTATCTTATGCCCTAGCCCAAGTTTTGTAGAGGCATGTTGGTTTATTTTATAAATCTTCAATATGGCACTTGCAGCCCTACATTGAGACCTTGGTCAGACAAGCTTACTCACATTGGAGCACACTGGAGGAGATTGAGCTTCCTTACTACCCTGAAACACCTCAACTAACACTAGGTACCGCATAGTATCTAATTTGTCTATGTAAtccatatatgtatgtatgtatgtatgtatgtatgtatacgCCATATTTTTTAATACCCGAATTAAAATATGATGTTTTTAATCCAGGTGAGGTGGAGGATCAGTACCCAACACATTATCAGCTGACAGATAAAGCTTTTGAGGATTACCCACCAACCAATCATGTACAGATTGGGGCTGGTGCTGATTGGCAGATAAACCCAGCATTTGTGAACACCACTTTTGAGCATGCCATCAGGTACAGCATCCCAGAGGCATCATCTTCATCCAATATTAACAATCTTGCACCTCCAAGGTCTTTCATGGATGGGAGGTGAATTAGGGCTAGATCGATGCACTGAAGTTTAGTTGTACATAGTCAATCAGGTAGTTTGGGGGGGTGTGAATCGCCATGTGAGGCAAGCAGTTGCAGCTGGAGCAATGGCATACAAGGGATGTCTTTCCCATTCTGTTCTGTCAATTTTAGGCATAGAATACTGCAGTTTTGAATAACTCATTGTCAAATAGAGTGACTGTTAGTTTCAAGCAGTTTAGAGAGAGGGACTCAATTTTAGGCATAGAATACTGCTTTCTTGAAGTTAAAGTTTTGCTTCAAGTAACTCAGTGTCAAATAGAGTGAATGTTAGTTTCAAGCAGCTGGTTGACATTCTCTTTTACCCTGAAGCTGATCAGCAACTGATGAATCTCCATCGCTAAAGCTATATCTATGCGATCTCAAATgagttctctttctcttgttctgTGGTTCTGAAATGGCATCTCGGGTCTGCGGTTCATACCTTGTTCATTCAGAGCCCTTGGTTTCGTTACTTGAGATCCTGGcaattcttcatcttcttcgagaAATATGTTCTCAGACTACGTTAAGTACCCGTTCACCAGAAAATGACATTGTTGTCGAATGACAATATACCTTTAAGGTTCAGCCATTGCAGCGGACGAGTTGAGCTGTGATATGGTAACTACCATGAATTACAACAGTAGGCTTTtataaccaaaaaaatcctaattacaGGAGTCAATCCCCATGCTCCTGCAGTATTCCTACACGACAACTGAATTAGGGAACAACAATACTGCAGTATTGCACCCTTAATACCCTTTCCTACTTCAATATATTCTTCTATCTTGACATGATTAAGTCTTTAGTGCATCCACTATATTGGCCCCAAATGACTTCGTTGTGTTTCCGCTCCTCATTCGTCGCGACTCTCCCTCGAGGTCAGGATTTGATGGAGCGGGTTTAGTGACTTGCCAAGCGGGAATGGGCGGTCCCTCAGAAAGAGTGAAGGCAAACATGTTCTAAGCCAGCTTGAAGTCCTGCGGTCGATTGAAGTTCATACATAATTTCGCCCCTACTTTCATTTCACATCACAGTACGAACCCTGGCCATTGTTGGACGGTGTAGTAAAAATCAAAGTCATCAGGAGCCCAAAGAGCAGACAGATAAGGCATTGCCAAAAATCCCACGTCTCAGATTTTCAAGAATCCCCTTCGCAGACTGCTCTTCTTCCACGAACGCCCCTCAGTCACGTTAGACTCTGAGCGGCGTCTCTTATCAGAGTATTCCACATAAAAAGATCCCGTTCAGCAATTTAAGCAAAAACGGTTGGAGAGCCTAGCCAATTGCGCCCGAGATGGCGATCGCGCCGGTAAAGATGGGCTCTCGAGGAGCTGTGCCATAGGCTTCAATGTCCGGAGATCCATCCAGTTTCTCCATAGGCTTGACCGATGGTGGCAGTGGGTGCTCCGGTCGTTGGTTCTCTTCCTGATCATTGCATAGAGTACTCTGTTTATTATGGCAAAAACAGAGTGGGTTCTTTCACAGTCGCATTTTTAGAAACCTTGAATTACGCAAAGCCATTTACAGGCTTCTTTAAACTGAAAACAGCCGTATCACGAACGGTACTTTTTTCTTACTAAGCTCAGAACAATGATATTTTCAAGCTCTGAAGTTTAGTCCTTGGAATGGCTATGGCGGATTTGTCGAGACGACCAAGATGAAGTGGAGGGGTGGTTTTTGGAAATTGGAAACGTAGACCCCACCTGGACATGTGAAGAGGTGCGTGCTCCAGCGGAGCTTCacgaccacccaatatttttcaAGATGTATGGAGATTGGGATGATGCTAGAGTGATATAAAATGGTGATGAGGTGTCCTAGTGAATTGAGGAGCAAGCCTATTTTGCGGGCCGGGCCGGGTCGTccgggctcgggctcgccttAAACTTCATTTAACTCCACTTTTATGCTCGAAAAATTTGACGGGccaaaaaatttagtttttctcttttcttttgttgggcATGAAATTTAGTTTAATCGGCTAGAATTGGGCCGAAAAAGTCCTAATGGGCTTTATCATAAAAGTGGACTCGATCTCTCGGCGTTGACCGGCCGCtggttgagcgaaaatctcgTAATGGGATGAAGGTCTTCAAATTTTAATGTCCCTGGTTcgtaaattagttttctttaaatcaCGCATTTAAGAATTGCCGGCGAAACTCTAGTGTCGACATTGTTTTATGCCGGTCAAGCGAAAATCTCATAATGGGATCAAGGTCTCCAAATTTTAATATCCCTAGTTCAtagattagttttctttaaatcaCGCATTTGAGAATTGTCGGCGAAACTCTAGTGTCGACATTGTTTTCTCAGTTGCTTTTGAAGGTAGAGATCTATTTGCTGAGCGAGCAGCCTTGAAAATGAGATAGAAGGTGTTTTACCTCAACGAGAGCTCATGATATTTATTGTCGGATACATCCTTTGTTATGCTATAACATGTATCACGGTCAATCGAAACGTGACAATTAAACTGAGTTGACTAACCTTGCCTGCCTAGTGCATTACTATTACAAGGAAGAACTAGGAAGAACAGAAGCCATGGCTATTCTATTGGATCGCTCTCGGTTTGCGAATCGTTTTAGCCAGAAATCCAAACAAAGCTTTCTGGGCAATGCAGTTGGATGGTACCAATGAGACATTCAGCACACTATAAAGTCGATGTTGAACCATTGTTTCTGTGGTCAAAcctacccaaaaaagaaaggctAAGTTCTCATATCCAATtcagaagagaaaacaaagacgAAAGTGTGCCCAACTACTATCTCTCATCCACATAATATTCCCAACTCAGGAAAGATACCCAGTATGGAAGAATATGAtaacaaacaaaggaaaaatatcataaTGTGGTTATCCTCTTTATCTCACTCATACACATTGCCTCACTACTGTACATATCAGCTATCTTCAGATGATTTCGTCTCCTGTAATGGCAACCTAACCAGTGGCATTGGGTGTTGAATTGTTGCTAACCCATTTCCCCGTGACTGAAACCGGCAAAGAAGTTAACGGATTGTTCTTCAACAGAACAGCATCATCCGCTATATTCTGTTTGGTCTGACTTCTCCATGTTGTCTCCACGGTTTTGTATTTCCTTTAGTGTTTTTAATACCTCTTCCATCGATGGCCTCATGTCATGGCCTTGCTCCAAGCACTGGAACCCCAACTCCGCCACCGCAGTAATCATTTCTCCAGTCCTATAGTCTGTATCGAACCCCAGATTTGGATCTACAAGCTCGTGCAAGGCGTGGCTTTGGATCTTGTTAATGGCCAGGGCGGATAGATTTATCTCGTGGCGATGCCTAGTGATATCAACTGCTGGCAAGGAAGATATGAGCTCCATCAAGactactccaaagctatatacaTCGCTCTTCTCAGTCAATTGGTAGCATTGAAGGTATTCTGGATCAATAAAACCTGGTGTTCCTTGCGGAGCAGTTGAAACATGAGTGACATTAACTGGGAAGAGGCGCGACAAATGGAAATCCGCAACCTTGACTCTAAAATTCTCGTCCAGTAGGATGTGGCTGGTCTTCACATCTCGGTGGATAACATCAGATGCGTGGAGATACACCAATGCGTTTGCGGTTTCTATGGCTATGTTCAAACGGGTGGACCATGGGGGTGAGCCGGGTTTAGCTAAATCGCTGTGAATATGATCAGCCACCGTGCCATTTGGCACATATTCATACACGAGCAGGAGTCTATGGCTCTGCCGGGAGGTGCAGCCATACAGTGAGACTAGATTCGTGTGGCATAAGCGAGTAAGTATATCGACTTCGTTCACGAACTGCTCGACTCTTCTGTGGTTGCTTTCGTACAATCTCTTGACTGCAACTACACGCCCATCTCGGAGTTTGCCTGCAAAGCTTGTTAAGGTCATGGCAAAATCTTTGATGATGGGCTCACTAACTGTGGACAATTTTAGTGTTGCTCTTACCTTTGAAAACAGTGCCAAAGCCTCCATCACCAAGTTCCGCTGCTGGATCGAAATCGTTGGTAGCATTCTTAAGGTCGTCGGAGTCAAAGATGGGCAGTCCATGGTAGACACTGCCATTCTCAAGGGTAGCTGATGTTTGGGCCATATCCGCAGTTCTGAGGGGCGCAGGTCTTGTACTGCGAATCCTCCAACGCAGCCTGATAGACTTAGCTGGTGAAGACGATGACGAGGACCGGCGACAACTAGCTCCGCAGATTAGGCTTTGGAGATTCATTTGAGACTGGAAGGAGGCGGGGGATAGCAGAAGATAGGAGAAAGAGGCAGGAGAGGGTGTGGAAAGCAATTTGCAGAAAATTCAAAACGGGGTTGGTTTGAACTGGTCCTGAAACTCCAGTCGCTGTCGCTGTGCTGGTTCGTCGATTTTGAAGCGAAGGACACCGAGCGGAGACGAAAGTGGCTCCGGGGCGCGCATTAGTCAAACGCCCCATGGCTTACGCCAGGGAAATTTTTGCGCCCCTGGAAAAAATCCTGGGAGGAACAACAAACCAGGAAACTTCCTAGTCAAAGGGACTTAGGTTGGAGGACCCACCAACGTTTGTTTTTTAAATGTTGACTTTGATGATCTAcgtaatcattaaaaaaaatcctgACTCCCTtcgttttatgaaaaataattttcagaaaagcgtttttcgaattttttaatattcatttcatggaaaataaattagttgTGGAAAGCAATTTCcactaaaggaaaaaagatcttCTAAAcgagggaaaatatttttacttttcaatttgaggaaaacattttccttactcactctctctctctcatatcttATAACCccttatttcttgttttcttttttaataattgaattttaaattaattttctttttccttttttttttttttcgccttcttctttggctggttGTTGGTTGTCACTATGGCAAgtggccggccaaagaaaaagaaaataaaaaggaagaaaaaaaaaaaaaatgatttaaaatcgatttttaaaaaattaaaaatatatatcttcaaaataatttaaaatttgattttaacaataaaataataataaatttattgaaaaaaaatatatatagagaagaacaatgaaaaatactttccagttcattttcaagttttagatgaaCATCGGAAAATAGTGACATTCTCTTAGAAAATGAGTGTTTGGAAAATTTCCGAAAAGCgctgtattttccatgaaacaaacggagTCTAAGTAGACAAGTTAATTATTATTATACCAAACTTTAGCGCAAACAAAAATTAATCAcatttccctaaatttttatccCATGTCGGAGTCCTCACAACCCCGAGCGAGCGTAGCTTACGATCCAGCATAGTCTTGAAATTAGTCAACGGACGATGGGCCCAAATCCCACATCAATGGGCCCATATTTTTGGGCTCCTATTCATGGGCCTGAATCAAGGAGTCAAATTGGGGCTAGAAGGAAGACCAATCTAAATGGCCTTCCTCAGGATCTCCTCCTCCGTTGACGATTGACAATTCAACGTTGGGACGTGCTTGGCTCGCAGCAGACCTTCGTGACTAGTCAgcaaaaactctctctctctctctctctctcagaattGCTGGCCAAGCAGTAGCTAAGTGGAAACTTCCTCTTGCTTTGCGCCACCGAAGataaaaacgaaagaaaagtCTTAATCATTGTCGCGTGATATTCTTAGATGGAGGAAGACAAAGCAAAGGGTAGTGCCAtcaaatttccaacaaaagaaacaagCAGATCACATTCGATCGAATCGAGTTTTCTCTAGACAAATTATTGGGGTCCATTGATCATAGTATTGTAGAGGTACTAAGGGAAATTAACTCTGCAGAAGCTCAACGTTTGGTGATTTCTTGCATATTCTACATGGTCGATAACAGAATCCCATGCGCC
The nucleotide sequence above comes from Eucalyptus grandis isolate ANBG69807.140 chromosome 2, ASM1654582v1, whole genome shotgun sequence. Encoded proteins:
- the LOC104434414 gene encoding LOW QUALITY PROTEIN: LEAF RUST 10 DISEASE-RESISTANCE LOCUS RECEPTOR-LIKE PROTEIN KINASE-like 1.1 (The sequence of the model RefSeq protein was modified relative to this genomic sequence to represent the inferred CDS: inserted 2 bases in 1 codon); the encoded protein is MNLQSLICGASCRRSSSSSSPAKSIRLRWRIRSTRPAPLRTADMAQTSATLENGSVYHGLPIFDSDDLKNATNDFDPAAELGDGGFGTVFKGKLRDGRVVAVKRLYESNHRRVEQFVNEVDILTRLCHTNLVSLYGCTSRQSHRLLLVYEYVPNGTVADHIHSDLAKPGSPPWSTRLNIAIETANALVYLHASDVIHRDVKTSHILLDENFRVKVADFHLSRLFPVNVTHVSTAPQGTPGFIDPEYLQCYQLTEKSDVYSFGVVLMELISSLPAVDITRHRHEINLSALAINKIQSHALHELVDPNLGFDTDYRTGEMITAVAELGFQCLEQGHDMRPSMEEVLKTLKEIQNRGDNMEKSDXKQNIADDAVLLKNNPLTSLPVSVTGKWVSNNSTPNATG